The genomic interval AAGCCTCGTCCTGGGTCAGTTCGGAATAGGTGACCGGTTCATAACCGAGGTCGCTATTGATTTTCATAACTGCCAGCCCCGTGGTCAGACCAAAGATCTTGGCTTCGGGGTAGAGTTGGCGGCTGAGGTCAAATATTTTCTTTTTGATGCCTTTGGCAACACCTGTCTTGCGAAAGGCAGGGGCTACAATCAACCCGGAGTTGGCCACATACTCACCATGGCTCCAGGTCTCGATATAGCAAAAACCCACCCATTCTCCCTTGTCGGTAAAGGCGATCACGGCCTTGCCTTCTTCCATTTTCTGGGCGATATAGTCAGGCGACCGTTTTGCAATACCGGTCCCCCTGGCTTTGGCGCTTTCGGCCATTTCGGTGGTGATGGTTTCAGCAAAATGCTGATCACCAGTATTGGCAACACGAATAAGTATCTTATGATTTTCCACTTTGGAAACGCTATTGTTCAGTGAGGGATGACCAATCCGAAAAATAGTTTGGGGAATTTTCCACTGACAGGGGCCGTGGTGAGGTGCTCGTCCTGTCAGATAACAGGTCGGCGTCGCGGTAAAGAAACAACCCTACGAGCCACTCCATTGGAGGTGCCTGGTTGGATATGTATAAAAGGTTTCTTCACTTCTTTTATTATTGAGGGAACAAATGTATACAATAATTTACCTTTAGCTAAAAATATTTTGTTATAAAATTCAATAAATGGACCCCCTGACAGCT from Chitinophagales bacterium carries:
- a CDS encoding GNAT family N-acetyltransferase, which codes for MENHKILIRVANTGDQHFAETITTEMAESAKARGTGIAKRSPDYIAQKMEEGKAVIAFTDKGEWVGFCYIETWSHGEYVANSGLIVAPAFRKTGVAKGIKKKIFDLSRQLYPEAKIFGLTTGLAVMKINSDLGYEPVTYSELTQDEAFWAGCKSCVNYEILMSKERKNCFCTGMLYDPKDHYEPEETSKFFAENKNLFERLIRIKKWRFLKPFLKKENGGGNGQSKPKSFFHYLFHL